Proteins encoded together in one Microbacterium sp. ABRD28 window:
- a CDS encoding DUF3040 domain-containing protein: protein MPLSEQEQRLLDEMERHLMRNDADVVSAREGRALSYRNIVYGTILVLLGLGGLIAGVALKLIVVGVIAFVVMLGGVILAVTPARGAPKTAPRPVKTTPGRAAAGGSFMDRMNDRWDRRQGER from the coding sequence ATGCCACTCTCCGAACAGGAGCAGCGTCTGCTCGATGAGATGGAACGTCATCTCATGCGCAACGACGCCGACGTGGTCAGCGCGCGTGAAGGGCGCGCCCTCAGCTATCGCAACATCGTGTACGGCACGATCCTCGTGCTGCTGGGCCTGGGCGGCCTGATCGCCGGTGTGGCGCTGAAGCTCATCGTCGTCGGGGTGATCGCGTTCGTGGTGATGCTGGGCGGTGTCATCCTCGCCGTAACGCCTGCGCGGGGCGCCCCGAAGACCGCGCCTCGTCCGGTGAAGACGACCCCCGGGCGCGCCGCCGCCGGCGGTTCCTTCATGGACCGCATGAACGATCGCTGGGACCGCCGACAGGGCGAGCGATGA
- a CDS encoding LysM domain-containing protein: MSRSRTVRLTAARLGLPATALGALAVAMLPAPIASANEAAPLAREGAGRISLGGAVSSTGRAPAMVPAHSAGPESVVVQPGDTISAIAARHGLRTTDVLALNGLGWSSVIHPGQVIRLTGAPAAAAAPAAPAAPAAATAYTVVAGDTISAIARRHGVSTQAVLDANALQTSSIIYPGQAIAIPSPTAPAPAAAPAPAPVLAAETVTLDDEQIGNVRTIIAVGRERGVSDRGIAIALGTAMVESWLRNLDWGDRDSLGLFQQRPSTGWGSADEVRDPVRATAAFFGGPADPNGSRTRGLLDIPGWESMSFAGAAQAVQISAFPDRYAKWEAPAYAWLATYG, translated from the coding sequence ATGTCTCGCTCACGAACCGTCCGGCTCACCGCGGCCCGCCTCGGCCTTCCCGCAACCGCCCTCGGCGCCCTCGCGGTCGCGATGCTGCCGGCGCCCATCGCCTCTGCGAACGAGGCCGCTCCCCTGGCCCGCGAAGGCGCGGGGCGGATCTCGCTCGGCGGCGCCGTGTCGTCGACGGGTCGCGCACCCGCGATGGTGCCCGCCCACAGCGCCGGACCCGAGAGCGTCGTGGTCCAACCCGGAGACACGATCAGTGCGATCGCGGCCCGCCACGGACTCCGGACCACCGACGTCCTGGCTCTGAACGGACTGGGGTGGAGCAGCGTCATCCATCCGGGGCAGGTGATCCGTCTGACCGGCGCGCCCGCAGCTGCGGCAGCGCCCGCGGCTCCGGCGGCGCCCGCCGCGGCGACGGCGTACACCGTCGTGGCGGGCGATACGATCAGCGCGATCGCACGCCGTCATGGGGTGTCGACCCAGGCGGTGCTCGACGCGAACGCCCTGCAGACGTCGTCCATCATCTACCCCGGCCAGGCGATCGCGATCCCGTCGCCGACCGCGCCGGCGCCGGCCGCCGCCCCCGCGCCTGCGCCTGTCCTGGCGGCCGAGACCGTCACGCTGGACGACGAGCAGATCGGCAATGTGCGGACCATCATCGCCGTGGGGCGCGAACGGGGAGTCTCCGATCGCGGTATCGCCATCGCGCTCGGAACGGCGATGGTCGAGTCGTGGCTGCGCAACCTCGACTGGGGCGACAGGGATTCCCTGGGCCTGTTCCAGCAGCGACCCAGCACGGGGTGGGGAAGCGCCGACGAGGTCCGCGACCCGGTCCGGGCGACCGCGGCGTTCTTCGGGGGCCCCGCCGATCCCAACGGGTCGCGCACCCGTGGCCTGCTCGACATCCCCGGCTGGGAGTCGATGTCCTTCGCCGGCGCGGCGCAGGCCGTGCAGATCTCGGCGTTCCCGGATCGTTATGCGAAGTGGGAGGCGCCCGCCTACGCGTGGCTCGCGACCTACGGGTGA
- a CDS encoding Rv2175c family DNA-binding protein codes for MAEKDAPVPTEWLTLPELVEALDLPLGRVRRLLDDRALIGSRRHGALSVPAVFIVDGKPLGSLRGTVIVLGDAGFSDDEAIDWLLNPEESIGVAPIEALRAGRKSEVRRVAQTLA; via the coding sequence GTGGCGGAGAAAGACGCACCTGTACCCACCGAGTGGCTCACCCTTCCCGAACTGGTCGAGGCGCTCGACCTTCCCCTCGGGCGCGTTCGTCGTCTGCTCGACGACCGCGCGCTCATCGGTTCTCGGCGACACGGGGCCCTCTCGGTGCCGGCCGTGTTCATCGTCGACGGAAAGCCGCTCGGTTCCCTCCGCGGGACGGTCATCGTGCTCGGCGATGCCGGGTTCAGCGACGACGAGGCCATCGACTGGCTGCTGAACCCGGAGGAGTCGATCGGCGTCGCGCCGATCGAGGCGCTGCGCGCCGGCCGCAAGAGCGAAGTGAGGCGGGTCGCTCAGACCCTCGCCTGA
- a CDS encoding class II 3-deoxy-7-phosphoheptulonate synthase: MLAPLDGLDHWRSLPIKQQPQWYDLDAAAAASAELATLPPLVFAGEVDMLRERLGRAAAGQAFLLQGGDCAETFAGATAEQIRNRIKTVLQMAVVLTYGASMPVVKMGRMAGQFAKPRSSDTETRGEVTLPAYRGDIVNGYDFTEESRKADPARLLKGYHTAASTINLIRAFTQGGFADLREVHSWNQGFAKNPANQQYERLAGEIDRAIKFMEAAGADFDELKRVEFYTGHEGLLMDYERPMTRIDSRTGTPYNTSAHFVWIGERTRDLDGAHIDYFSRIRNPIGVKLGPTTTPETALALIDKLDPEREPGRLTFITRMGAGKIRDALPPLLEAVRDSGAMPLWVTDPMHGNGITTPTGYKTRRFDDVVDEVRGFFEAHRAVGTFPGGIHVELTGDDVTECLGGSEMIDEATLATRYESLCDPRLNHMQSLELAFLVAEELEKR, translated from the coding sequence ATGCTCGCTCCCCTCGACGGTCTCGATCACTGGCGTTCCCTGCCCATCAAGCAGCAGCCCCAGTGGTATGACCTCGATGCCGCGGCGGCGGCCTCCGCGGAGCTGGCCACCCTCCCGCCGCTCGTCTTCGCCGGTGAGGTCGACATGCTGCGCGAGCGTCTCGGCCGCGCAGCGGCCGGGCAGGCCTTCCTGCTGCAGGGGGGAGACTGCGCCGAGACCTTCGCGGGTGCCACGGCGGAGCAGATCCGCAACCGCATCAAGACCGTGCTGCAGATGGCTGTCGTCCTCACGTACGGCGCATCGATGCCGGTCGTGAAGATGGGGCGCATGGCGGGGCAGTTCGCCAAGCCGCGCTCGAGCGACACCGAGACCCGCGGCGAGGTGACGCTGCCGGCTTACCGTGGCGACATTGTCAACGGGTACGACTTCACCGAGGAGTCCCGCAAAGCCGACCCGGCACGGCTGCTGAAGGGGTACCACACCGCCGCGTCGACGATCAACCTCATCCGGGCCTTCACGCAGGGCGGCTTCGCCGATCTGCGCGAGGTGCACAGTTGGAACCAGGGATTCGCCAAGAACCCCGCCAACCAGCAGTACGAGCGGCTCGCGGGCGAGATCGACCGCGCCATCAAGTTCATGGAGGCGGCGGGCGCCGACTTCGACGAACTCAAGCGCGTGGAGTTCTACACCGGGCACGAGGGTCTGCTCATGGACTACGAGCGCCCGATGACCCGCATCGATTCGCGCACCGGCACGCCGTACAACACCTCGGCCCACTTCGTCTGGATCGGGGAGCGCACGCGCGACCTCGACGGCGCGCACATCGACTACTTCTCGCGCATCCGCAACCCCATCGGCGTGAAGCTCGGGCCCACCACCACGCCCGAGACGGCTCTCGCCCTCATCGACAAGCTCGATCCGGAGCGCGAGCCCGGCCGACTGACGTTCATCACCCGCATGGGTGCCGGGAAGATCCGCGACGCACTGCCGCCCCTCCTGGAAGCCGTCCGGGACTCCGGCGCGATGCCGCTGTGGGTCACCGATCCGATGCACGGCAACGGCATCACGACCCCCACGGGCTACAAGACGCGTCGGTTCGACGACGTCGTGGACGAGGTGCGCGGGTTCTTCGAGGCGCACCGGGCGGTCGGCACGTTCCCCGGCGGCATCCACGTCGAGCTCACCGGCGACGACGTGACCGAGTGCCTCGGCGGATCGGAGATGATCGACGAGGCCACCCTTGCGACGCGCTATGAGTCGCTGTGCGACCCGCGCCTGAATCACATGCAGAGCCTGGAACTGGCGTTCCTGGTCGCCGAGGAGCTCGAGAAGCGCTGA
- the pknB gene encoding Stk1 family PASTA domain-containing Ser/Thr kinase yields the protein MSTSQQADPLIGRLVDGRYRVRARIARGGMATVYVATDLRLERRIALKVMHGHLSDDSVFQSRFIQEARAAARLADPHVVNVFDQGQDGDMAYLVMEYLPGITLRELMREQRRLTIPQTITIMDAVLSGLAAAHRAGIIHRDVKPENVLLAEDGRIKIGDFGLARAATANTASGAQLLGTIAYLAPELVTRGVADARSDIYALGIMLYEMLVGEQPYKGEQPMQIAFQHATDSVPRPSAKNPGVPEQLDELVLWSTEKNPDERPVDAREMLDRLREIERQLGVAPQVTRTAGRGIPDDDGLPSGELTQVLPASATGPAAIVSDTDNAARLRQVTRRRAARGGWLIALVVILAALAAGTGWWFGSGPGSLVAVPDVRGATFAEAQTSLAEQSLRAEERGEYSVDVETGLVIETDPPPGARVDKDALVTVIVSLGPAEVALGRVIDLPAEQVRDLLAQNVITTREDAEFFTDAPAGTVVGMRIHPRAGGDDIDCGEGCTARQADEATLLISRGPVPNVAGDSVDAARSELGGVQLTVADQVIEQSSDTYASGEVIGIADREGGGWWQPGDTVTLIVSTGPPLFEIPNVVGQTRDGAIAALEDAGFQVDYAVFFAAIPDSLTEVVSMDPGAGEFVVRGTRIYIQLTVTG from the coding sequence GTGAGCACGAGTCAGCAGGCCGACCCGCTGATCGGACGTCTCGTCGACGGCCGATACCGGGTCCGTGCGCGCATCGCGCGCGGGGGCATGGCGACCGTGTACGTGGCCACCGACCTGAGGCTCGAGCGCCGCATCGCCCTGAAAGTGATGCATGGCCACCTCAGCGACGACTCCGTCTTCCAGAGCCGCTTCATCCAGGAGGCCCGTGCCGCCGCGCGGCTGGCCGATCCGCACGTGGTCAACGTCTTCGACCAGGGCCAGGACGGCGACATGGCCTACCTCGTCATGGAGTACCTGCCGGGGATCACGCTGCGCGAGCTGATGCGCGAGCAGCGCCGCCTGACGATCCCGCAGACCATCACGATCATGGACGCCGTGCTCTCGGGCCTGGCCGCCGCACACCGCGCCGGCATCATCCACCGCGACGTCAAGCCCGAGAACGTCCTCCTCGCCGAGGACGGTCGCATCAAGATCGGCGATTTCGGCCTCGCGCGTGCGGCGACGGCGAACACCGCCAGCGGGGCTCAGCTTCTCGGCACGATCGCCTACCTCGCCCCGGAGCTGGTCACGCGGGGAGTGGCCGACGCGCGCTCCGACATCTACGCCCTCGGCATCATGCTCTACGAGATGCTCGTGGGCGAGCAGCCCTACAAGGGCGAGCAGCCGATGCAGATCGCCTTCCAGCACGCCACCGACTCCGTGCCCCGCCCGAGCGCGAAGAACCCCGGCGTTCCCGAGCAGCTGGACGAACTCGTCCTGTGGTCGACCGAGAAGAACCCCGACGAGCGTCCGGTCGATGCCCGGGAGATGCTCGACAGACTGCGCGAGATCGAACGACAGCTGGGCGTCGCACCGCAGGTCACGAGGACCGCCGGTCGTGGCATCCCCGATGACGACGGCCTTCCCTCGGGTGAGCTCACCCAGGTGCTGCCCGCCTCGGCGACCGGACCCGCTGCCATCGTCAGCGACACCGACAACGCCGCGCGTCTGCGCCAGGTGACCCGCCGCCGAGCCGCGAGGGGGGGATGGCTGATCGCGCTGGTCGTGATCCTCGCAGCCCTCGCCGCTGGGACGGGTTGGTGGTTCGGGTCGGGTCCCGGGTCGCTCGTGGCCGTTCCGGATGTGCGTGGCGCCACCTTCGCCGAAGCCCAGACCAGCCTCGCCGAGCAGTCGCTGCGCGCAGAGGAACGCGGCGAGTACAGCGTCGACGTGGAGACGGGTCTCGTGATCGAGACCGATCCCCCGCCGGGGGCGCGGGTGGACAAGGATGCGCTCGTCACCGTCATCGTCTCCCTCGGGCCCGCCGAGGTCGCCCTCGGCCGGGTGATCGACCTCCCCGCCGAACAGGTGCGCGATCTGCTGGCGCAGAACGTCATCACCACGCGCGAAGACGCGGAGTTCTTCACCGACGCGCCGGCGGGCACGGTGGTCGGCATGCGCATCCACCCCCGCGCGGGCGGCGACGACATCGACTGCGGCGAGGGCTGCACCGCGCGCCAGGCCGACGAGGCGACGCTGTTGATCTCGCGCGGCCCGGTGCCGAACGTTGCGGGCGACTCCGTCGACGCCGCCCGGTCGGAACTCGGGGGCGTGCAACTCACGGTCGCCGATCAGGTCATCGAGCAGAGCAGTGACACCTACGCCTCCGGCGAGGTCATCGGCATCGCCGATCGCGAAGGCGGCGGCTGGTGGCAGCCCGGAGACACCGTCACGCTGATCGTCTCCACCGGTCCTCCCCTGTTCGAGATCCCGAACGTGGTCGGTCAGACCCGCGATGGGGCCATCGCCGCCCTGGAGGATGCGGGATTCCAAGTGGACTACGCGGTCTTCTTCGCAGCCATCCCCGACTCCCTGACCGAGGTGGTCAGCATGGACCCCGGCGCCGGGGAGTTCGTCGTCCGCGGCACGCGGATCTACATCCAGCTCACCGTCACCGGCTGA
- a CDS encoding polyprenyl synthetase family protein, which produces MSSSAGAVEAVSQRLNNFLARQRAQAKELGDEAAMIIDAAADALTGGKRLRGRFLIAGWRAVHEAQSRAGDPPAPVIGAAAALEVFHAAALVHDDVIDNSDTRRGRPSAHRALEARHRASGWRGDAAAFGRSGAILLGDLLVAWSDDLFEESLAEMDRAQDAAAATAREEYARMRREVTVGQFLDIAEESAFRVAPDEEHAERALRVASFKSARYSIQQPLVIGAALAGGSDAQRAALAAFGHPLGMAFQLRDDVLGVFGDSAETGKPAGDDLREGKRTVLIAYAREGIGASARQIVDELIGDPDLDDEQIASLQRTIIDSGALSRVETLIEEYSSQAGRALSGAELGHAAVNDLRELARAATVRVA; this is translated from the coding sequence GTGTCATCTTCCGCGGGCGCCGTAGAGGCTGTTTCTCAGCGACTGAACAACTTCCTTGCACGTCAGCGTGCCCAGGCGAAGGAGCTCGGCGACGAGGCGGCGATGATCATCGACGCCGCCGCCGACGCCCTGACCGGCGGCAAGCGCTTGCGGGGACGCTTCCTCATCGCCGGTTGGCGGGCGGTGCACGAGGCGCAGTCGCGCGCCGGCGACCCACCCGCGCCCGTGATCGGCGCCGCCGCGGCGCTGGAGGTCTTCCACGCCGCGGCCCTCGTGCACGACGACGTCATCGACAATTCCGACACCCGCCGCGGCCGACCCTCCGCGCATCGTGCACTCGAGGCGCGCCATCGCGCTTCGGGCTGGCGCGGCGACGCCGCGGCGTTCGGCCGATCCGGCGCCATCCTGCTCGGCGACCTCCTGGTCGCGTGGAGCGACGATCTCTTCGAGGAATCCCTCGCCGAGATGGATCGGGCGCAGGATGCCGCGGCCGCGACCGCGCGGGAGGAATACGCCCGCATGCGTCGTGAGGTCACGGTCGGACAGTTCCTCGACATCGCCGAGGAGTCCGCCTTCCGTGTCGCGCCCGATGAGGAGCACGCCGAGCGCGCCCTGCGGGTGGCGTCGTTCAAGTCGGCGCGATACAGCATCCAGCAGCCGCTCGTCATCGGCGCCGCCCTCGCGGGGGGCTCCGACGCCCAGCGCGCCGCCCTCGCCGCCTTCGGCCACCCCCTCGGCATGGCATTCCAGCTGCGCGACGACGTGCTCGGCGTCTTCGGCGACTCCGCCGAGACCGGCAAGCCCGCCGGTGACGACCTGCGCGAGGGGAAGCGCACGGTGCTCATCGCCTACGCCCGCGAGGGCATCGGCGCCTCGGCACGACAGATCGTCGATGAACTCATCGGAGACCCCGACCTGGACGACGAGCAGATCGCATCGCTTCAGCGCACCATCATCGACAGCGGGGCCCTGAGCCGGGTCGAGACCCTCATCGAGGAGTACTCCTCGCAGGCCGGCCGGGCGCTGTCGGGGGCGGAGCTCGGTCACGCGGCCGTCAACGACCTGCGCGAGCTGGCACGCGCGGCGACCGTACGCGTGGCCTGA